In the Halorubrum ruber genome, CCTGCTTCGTCGGCGCGACGCCGTCGTCCTCCTCCCCGCGGCGAGCGCGGACGATCGCTCCGAGCGCTCCGGTTCGGTCCGTCCGCGGCCGGCCGTACGCGAAGTAGACGAGCGCACTGCCGACGATGATCCCCAACGCGCCGAGGATCGGAAACGTCCCCATCTGCGTCAGCAGGGCCAGCCCGGCGACGAACCCGAACACCTGAACGTACGGGTAGCCCGGCGCGGTGAACTCGGGATCGTAGGCGGGCATGTCCGCGACGCGGAAGGCGACGAGCGCCATGTTCTCGAACGAGAAGACGAGGATCTGGAACGCGCTCGCCAGCTTCGCGAGCTCGATCACTGGCACGAACGCGATGAGCAGCAGCAACACGACGCCGGTGAGCAGGACGGCGTTCCGCGGCGTCTTGAACCGCTCGTCGATCGTCCGCAGCGTCGGCGGCAGGAGGTCGTCCCGGCTCATCGCGAGGGGGAACCGCGACGAGGAGAGGACGCCGGCGTTCGCCATGCTCGTCAGGGCGACGACGGCGATCACGGAGATGAGCGCCACCCCGACGCCGCCGAACAACGCCCCCGCTCCGTCTGCCATCGGCGTGAGCGACGCCGTCCCGCCCGGACCGCCCGTTTTCAGCACCTCCGGATCGCTCAGTCCCACGATCGCGCCGACTACCCCGATGTACAGGACCGTCATGACGGCCATCGATCCCAACATCGCGCGAGGGAGGTTCGTCCCGGGGTCTTTCACTTCCTCCGCGACGCTCGCGATCTTGGTCACCCCCGCGTACGAGACGAAGACGAAGGCGGCGGCCGTGACGATCCCACCGTTCCCGTTCGTCGCGAAGGGTGTGTAGCGGGCGGTGTCGACGACGACGCCCGCGTTGACGACGTAGGCGAGCAGGCCGGCGACGACGACCGTGACGATGACCGCCTGGATCTGTCCGCTCATCTTCGTTCCGGAGATGTTCAGGGCCACGACCAAGGCGCCGAGCGCCAGCGCGACGTACACCACCGCGCCCTGCGAGAGCGGCGCGAAGAGCAGCAGGTACGCCCCGAGCCCGACGAGCGCGAACGAGCTTTTGAACACGAGCGAGAACCACGCCCCGATCCCGGCGATCGTCCCGAACAGCGGGCCGAGCGCCCGGTCGATGTAGAGGTACGTCCCCCCGGACTCGGGCATCGCCGTCGCCATCTCGGCTTTCGACAGCGCGGCCGGTAAGACGACGAGCGCGGCTAACACGTACGCGAGGACCACCGCCGGCCCGGCCTTCTTGTATCCCAACGCCGGCAGGACGAAGATCCCGCTCCCGATCATCGCACCCATACTGATCATCATCGTCGGGTACAGCCCGAGACTCCGATCGAGGTCGTGGTTGCCCATTCGACTATGTACGATTATTCGCCCTCACGGTTTATCACCGTCGGAATCGGCGGATATGGGCTCTCGGGAGCGCCCACCCGACCACAATGTCTCGGCGGCGGACGGCGTCGCCGATCGCGACCGATCCGACTACGAGTCGTCGCGTCGCCCGGCCGCCTCGTCGTCCTCGTCTTCGTCCCCGTCGCCGACGGTTTCCTCGACGGTCTTCTCGACCGTTTCCTCGACCTTTTCGCCGACGGTTTCTTCCACGGTCTCCTCCACCGTTTCTTCGACCTTTTCGCCGACGGTCTCCTCGACGGTCTTCTCGACCGTTTCCTCGACCTTTTCGCCGACGGTTTCTTCCACGGTCTTCTCGACCGTTTCCTCGACGGTTTCGCCGACTTTCTCCTCGACGGTTTCGCCGACTTTCTCCTCGACGGTTTCGCCGACTTTCTCCTCGACCGTTTCGCCGACCTTCTCCTCGACGGTTTCGCCGACTTTCTCCTCGACGGTCTTTTCGACGGTTTCGCCGACGGTGTCTTCGACTTTCCCCGTGACCTCCTCGCTGACGGTGTTGCTGACGTCGTCGGCGACTTCGCTGACCTCCTTGTTGACGGTCTCGCCGACGCTCTTTTCGACCTCCTTGCTCACCGTCTCCTCGACCTTCTCGCCGACGGTCTCCTCGACGGTCTTCTCCACTTCCTTGCTCACCGTCTCGCCGACCGTCTTCTCGACCTCCTTGTTGACGGTTTCGCCCACGGTCTTCTCGACCTCCTTGTCGACGGTCTCGCCGACGCTCTCCTCGACCTGCTTGCCGACCTGGTCCGCCACCTCGCGGGTCATCCAGTCCGGGTCGAACCGCGCCATCTTCCAGACGACGTGGATCACGTACGAGGCGAACACCCCGATCCCGAACGCGATGGCCACGTCGTTCTGCTGGGTGGTCGCGATGAGGACGATCGACGCGGCGATCAGCGCGCCGTACGCGATGTCGGTTATCGCGTCCACCCGCGCCGGACTCACCATCCTCGGCCCTCCGTTTCGTCGCCGGCCGCGTCGTTCCGCCGTCGCGTCGCGTCTCCGTTCATACGTCTACGTTCCGAGCCGACGGCGTAAAAGCCTCCCATTGTCGCCGCGCCGACCGCCGCGTCCGACGCTCCCGAGGCTCGCCGGCCCCGGAGCGCGGTCCTTTTAGCCCGGATGGCCGAACCGACGGTATGGATATCGAAGAGGGCGGACTCACCGTCTCCGTCCCGGAGGCCCGCGACGGCGCCAGCGAGGGCACCGGCGGCGGCGTCTTCTTCAACCCGACCCAGGAGCTGAACCGCGACGTGACGGTCGCGACGCTGCGCGCCTACCGCGACCGCGAGCCGCGCGCGGCCTCCTACCTCGACGCGATGGCCGCCTCGGGGGTCCGGGGCGTCCGCGCCGCGGCCGAGGGGTACGACGTGACCTGCGCCGACGTCGACGACGAGGCGGTCGAGCTTGCGGCCGCCAACCTCGACGCCAACGGCCTCGACGGCGAGGCGGTCCACCGCGACGTCAACGCCCTCCTGTACGACGAGGGCCCGTTCGACGTGGTCGATCTGGACCCCTACGGCACGCCGATCCCCTTCGCGGACGCGGCGTTCGCGAACGGCCGCAACTTAGTCTGCGTCACCGCGACCGACACCGCGCCGCTGTGCGGCGCCCACCTCAACAGCGGGATCCGGAAGTACGGCGCGGTGCCGCGCAACACCGACTACCACCCGGAGATGGGGCTCCGAACGCTGATCTCTGCCTTGGTCCGGACCGCCGCGCGCTACGACAAGGCGGCGACGCCGATCCTCTCGCACGTCTCCCGCCACTACGCGCGCACCTACCTCGAACTGGAGTCGGGCGCCCGCGCGGCCGACGACTGCCTCGACGGCGTGGGGCACGTGGACGGCTGCGAGGACTGCCTCTGGCGCGAGGCGACGCCGGGCCACATCGCCGACCCCGTCGACGCCTGTCCCGAGTGCGGGAGCGACCGCGTCCTCACGGCGGGCCCGATCTGGCTCGGGCCGGTCGCCGACGCCGACTTCGCGCGCGCCGTCCGCCGCGAGGTGACGGACGACATGGGCGAGGCGAAGCGCGCGCGCAAGCTGCTCGGCACCGTCGCGCGCGAGCTCGACACCCCTACGCACTACGACCAGCACCGGCTGTACAAGGAGTGGGGCGAGCCCGCGATCGGCATGGACGAGTTCGTCGAGCGCCTCCGCGGCGCCGGCCACGAGGCGAGCCGCGCACACTACCGCGGCACGGCGGTGAAGAGTACGGCGTCGATCCCCGAGATGCGCGAGGCGGTCCTCGGCGGCGACGGGGACTGAACCGCCTCTCGCCGTCGGCACCCTCTCGCTTTTGTCGCGGTCGGTCGAAGGGCCGGGCGTGTCCAGACACTCGCGCACCGCGTTCGGCACGGCTCGGCGCGTCGTCGACGTCGCGGTCGACCGGCAGGTGACGTTCCTCGCAGCCGCCATCGCCTACTACGCGTTCGTCTCGCTCGTCCCCGCGCTGCTGCTGCTCGTCGTCGTCGCCACCGCCGTCTTCGGGGAGACGATCGCCGGCGAGCTGGTGGCTGGGGCGGGCGACCTCCTCACCCCGGCGGGCGAGGAGGCGGTGACTGCGGCGATCTCATCCGCCGGCGGTCGGACCGGCGCGAGCCTGCTCGGCGTCGCGGTGCTGCTCTGGTCGACGCTGAAGGTGTTCCGCGGACTCGACACGGCGTTCGCCGAGCTGTACGGCGTCAAGGAGCCGCCGGACCTGCTGAAACAGCTCACCGACGCCGGTTCGGTTATCCTCGCCGTGGGCGTCGGGATCGCCGTGATGGTCGTCGTCGGGGCGTTCGTCGCGGCCGCGGACGCGATCCCGGCGGTGGAGGCCGCGAGCATCCTCGTCTTACCGGGGTTCCTCGCGGTCGTCTTCCTCCCGATGTACTACCTGCTCCCCGAGCCCGACATCGCGTTCCGCGAGGCGTTACCCGGCGCGGCCGTCGCCGCCCTCGGGTGGACGCTGCTTCAGGCCGGATTTCAGGTGTACGCGGCGAGCGCCGGCCAGTTTCAGGTGTACGGCGTCATCGGCGGAATCCTCCTGCTCGTCACGTGGCTCTACCTCGCGGCGGTCGTCGTCGTGACCGGAGGCGTCGTCAACGTGGTGCTGGCCGGCCGCGACGGGGTCGTCCCCGCGAGCGGCGCCGGTCTCGGCGGCGGGGCGGCGCCGACCGACCACGCCGCGGACCGGCAGTTACAACAGGACCGCGACCGACCCACGGGTATGAACGGCGAGTCGGATCCCGATGGGGACGACGGCGAACGGCCGCGCGGCGCGCCGGACGTCGCCGCCCTCGAAGCGGAGGTCCGGGAGCTGCGGTCGCAGCTCGACGAGTTCGAGGACGACGTGGAACGCCGCACGGTCGACAAACCGGAGGTCGAGTCGGAGCTGAAGCGGTACGTGCGCTCGCGGATGCGGCGCGGCCACGCCCGCGGCTGGGGACCGTACCTCGTGTTGCTGTACGGCACCGTGCTGACGCTCGCGGCGCTGACCTCGCTTCAGGGGATCTACGCGGTCGGCGCCATCGTCGTCCTCGGACTGTCGACGCTCGGCCTCTACACGATATTCGTCGTCGTCGGCATCGGCCTCAACCTGATCGAGACGCCCGGCAAGGCGCTCGACTACGCCCGGCGCCGCGGCGATGACTGACGCGGTGGCGCCCGCACCGGCGACGACCCCGGGGGTGGCCGAGGCGTGACCGGACTCGTCGCCGCCGAGCGCGGGCTGGGCGAGTTCGTCGTCGTCGACGCGCTCCCGGAGTTCGTCGTCGTCGCCTTCGCGGCCGTCACCCACCTCGCGGACCCGTGGTTCCTCTTCGCGCTGCTCGCGGTCGGCTACTGGTTCGCGACCGAGGGGGTCGCGGGGTCGCCCCGCCGCGCCGGCGCGACCGCCATCGCGGCCGTCACCTGCGCGTACGCCGCGACGGCGCTCGGGAAGGCGTGGTTCGCGGTCCCCCGACCGCCCGGCGCGATGCCCCCCGCTGACGTCCCGACGTGGCTCCCCGCGCTCCTGTCCGGCTGGTACGAGGCGCAGGTGCTCTCCGACGGGTTCGGCTTCCCGAGCGGCCACGCCACCGGCGGCGCGGCCGCGTACCTCGCCGTGGCCCTGCTTTACGACCGGTTCTGGACGGACCGAGGCCGCTACCTCGCGGCCGGGGCGGTCGCCGTCGCCATCGCGGCCTCGCGGGTGATCATCGAGGTCCACTACCTCGTCGACGTGCTCGCGGGGTTAGCCGTCGGCGCGGGGACGGTCGCCGTCGCGCTGCGGCTCGCCGGCGACCCGCGTGTCCGGCGCTCGACGGACCCGGCAGCGGCGGCCGGCCCGACCGCCGCGCTGAACCCCGCCCCGGCGTTCCTGCTCGCGGCCGTCGTCTCGGCCGGCGCGCTGGCCGTCGCCGTCGCGGGCGGGCACACCGGCGAGGTGGTCGAGGCGGGAATCGGGATCGCCACCGGCGCCGGCGGCGCGGTCGGCTGGCGGCTCGTCGAGGGGGACGAGCCCGCGGTCCCGGTCCGCGTCGCGGTCCCCGCGCTCGCGGTCACCGGCGGGCTCTGGGTCGGCGCGTACTCGCTCGCGGGAACGCTTCCGGTGACGCTCGTCGCCACGACCGCCGCCGTGGTCGCCGTGGTCGCGCTGCCCGCGCTGCCGGAGCGGATCGGGGCGATGAGCGGCGCCCGGAACTGAGTCGTTTTTTTTAAGCGGTCGTCGCGACGCCGTCGTGGTTCCCGCCCGACAGCGCATCCTCGTTGACCGACGAGCGCGGCGCTACCGGGCTTCGGAAAACGGAGAGAGAACGCCGCCGAGTCAGTCGTCTTCGAGCGCCTGCGCGATGCGCTGGAGCTGCCGGGTCGCGTCGCGGACCTCGTCGCGGAGCTGGCGCACCTCGCGGACGAGCTCCTCGTTGCCGCCGTCGTCGCCGCGAGCGCCCTGCTCGCCCTGCGCGCCGGGGCCGCCGCCCATCCCGGGCGGGCCGCCCGCGCCGCCGGGACCGCCGCCGCCGCCCATCATGCCGGACATCATCTGTGCGAAGGGGTTACCGCCGCCGCCACCGCCCATCCCCGGCGGGCCGCCGCCGCCCATCATCTCTTCGGGGTCGGGCCGGTCGCCCTCCTCGCGCTCCTCTTCGCGTCGCTCACGGATCTCCTCGACGCGCTCGCGGAAGGACTTCTCCTCGCCGTCGTCGCCCTCGGCGGACGCGTCCTGTTCGCCGGCCTCGCCGTTCTCGGGGTCGGTGGCGTCGTCGTCTGCCATGTGCCACGCTTCGGCGGCGCCGCCGAAAAGGGTTGTCGTGGCGTCCGCGACGGTGCGTTTATAAGTCAGGGGCGGGCGGCGGCGACCGGACGGAGCCGTATCCGCTTCGCGACCGGGCAGCGGTCGGCCCCGCCGTCACGCGCGCACGAGGCGGTGGCAGTTCGGACACTCCGCGGGCTCCCCGTCGCCGCCGGCCACCGGGACGCGGTCGCCGCAGTTCGGACAGCGCGTCCGGGTGCGCGCGTACTCGGTGCGCGACCGGACGCCGGATCGGTCGGTGTCGTCCGTCATACACCATTGTCAACGAATACCATACAAATAGCTTACCCGTGTATTCCTAAAACACCATTTAGGCCGCGAACGGGCCGAACCCGCGTTCGCGCCGCCTACTCGTGGCCGGAGACGCGGACCGGCTCGTACGGCTCCTCCAGCCACTCCAGATCGGAGTCCGAGAGGTCGACGTCGAGCGCTTCGACCGCGTCTTCGAGGTGTTCGACGCTCGTCGTGCCGACGATCGGCGTGTCGACCGACTCCTTGTGGAACAGCCACGCCAACGCGATCTGGGCCATCTTCACGCCCCTCTCGGCGGCGAGCTCCTCGACGCGCTCGTTGACGGTCGGACCGCCGCCCTCGCGGTAGGGGTGCGCGTAGAGGTGGTCCTCGGTCTGCCCCCGGAGCGTCGCGTCCACGTCCTCGTGCGGGCGCGTCAGGTAGCCGCGCGCGAGCGGGCTCCACGGCATCACGCCGACGTTTTCCTTCTCACACAGCGGGAGCATCTCGCGCTCCTCCTCGCGGTACGCGAGGTTGTAGTGGTTCTGCATCGTCGCGAACCGCTCGTACCCCTCGCGCTCGCTCGCGTGGAGCGACTCCGCGAACTGGTGGGCCCACATCGAGGAGGCGCCGATATACCGCACGTCGCCGCGCCGCACCGCGTCGTCGAGCGCGGCCAGCGTCTCCTCGATCGGGGTGTCGTAGTCCCACCGATGGATCTGATACAGGTCGATCATGTCGGTGCCCAGGCGGTCGAGCGAGTTCTGAAGCTCCTGTTCGATCGCCTTCCGCGAGAGCCCGCCGGAGTTCGGATTCGACTCGTCCATCTGGAAGTACCCCTTCGTCGCGACGACGAACTCGTCGCGGTCGTACCCGTCGAGCGCCTCGCCGAGGACGCGCTCGCTCTCGCCGTCCGAGTACATGTTGGCGGTGTCGAAGAAGTTCACCCCGAGGTCGATCGCGCGCTCGACGAGCTCCTTGCCTTCCTCTTCGTCGAGGACCCACTCGCGCCAGTCGGGGTCGCCGAAGCTCATGCAGCCGAGACAGATCTTCGAGACGGTGGTGCCGGTGTTCCCGAGTGTCGTGTACTCCATACGCCGATCAGTTCGAGGCGAGACAAAAAGCTACGCGCGGCGGCGGGGATCGCGGGGAGTCGGTCGGGTCGAAAGCGGCGGCGTTCGTCGCGCGGTCGGTCGGGTCGAAGGCGCGGAGGCGTCGAACCGCTAATCCCGGAACGACGCGGTGTACACGAGGAACGCGCCGGTGAGGATGACGAACGCGAGGAAGGTGACGAGCGCGAGCACGTTCGCGACCGGCGCGAGCGAGGCGAGGAAGGGCTCGCCGGTCGAGTCGAGCACCAGCACCGCGAGGAGGGCGGCGATCAGGCCGAGCAGCCAGTTCGTGAGGATCTCGTCCATGGCCCGCCCGACACGCGCGGGCGATAAAAAGCCGCGGATGCGGCGACGACGGAGCGATCGGAGACGGCGGACGCC is a window encoding:
- a CDS encoding APC family permease; the protein is MGNHDLDRSLGLYPTMMISMGAMIGSGIFVLPALGYKKAGPAVVLAYVLAALVVLPAALSKAEMATAMPESGGTYLYIDRALGPLFGTIAGIGAWFSLVFKSSFALVGLGAYLLLFAPLSQGAVVYVALALGALVVALNISGTKMSGQIQAVIVTVVVAGLLAYVVNAGVVVDTARYTPFATNGNGGIVTAAAFVFVSYAGVTKIASVAEEVKDPGTNLPRAMLGSMAVMTVLYIGVVGAIVGLSDPEVLKTGGPGGTASLTPMADGAGALFGGVGVALISVIAVVALTSMANAGVLSSSRFPLAMSRDDLLPPTLRTIDERFKTPRNAVLLTGVVLLLLIAFVPVIELAKLASAFQILVFSFENMALVAFRVADMPAYDPEFTAPGYPYVQVFGFVAGLALLTQMGTFPILGALGIIVGSALVYFAYGRPRTDRTGALGAIVRARRGEEDDGVAPTKQD
- a CDS encoding tRNA (guanine(26)-N(2))-dimethyltransferase, producing the protein MDIEEGGLTVSVPEARDGASEGTGGGVFFNPTQELNRDVTVATLRAYRDREPRAASYLDAMAASGVRGVRAAAEGYDVTCADVDDEAVELAAANLDANGLDGEAVHRDVNALLYDEGPFDVVDLDPYGTPIPFADAAFANGRNLVCVTATDTAPLCGAHLNSGIRKYGAVPRNTDYHPEMGLRTLISALVRTAARYDKAATPILSHVSRHYARTYLELESGARAADDCLDGVGHVDGCEDCLWREATPGHIADPVDACPECGSDRVLTAGPIWLGPVADADFARAVRREVTDDMGEAKRARKLLGTVARELDTPTHYDQHRLYKEWGEPAIGMDEFVERLRGAGHEASRAHYRGTAVKSTASIPEMREAVLGGDGD
- a CDS encoding YihY/virulence factor BrkB family protein; protein product: MSRHSRTAFGTARRVVDVAVDRQVTFLAAAIAYYAFVSLVPALLLLVVVATAVFGETIAGELVAGAGDLLTPAGEEAVTAAISSAGGRTGASLLGVAVLLWSTLKVFRGLDTAFAELYGVKEPPDLLKQLTDAGSVILAVGVGIAVMVVVGAFVAAADAIPAVEAASILVLPGFLAVVFLPMYYLLPEPDIAFREALPGAAVAALGWTLLQAGFQVYAASAGQFQVYGVIGGILLLVTWLYLAAVVVVTGGVVNVVLAGRDGVVPASGAGLGGGAAPTDHAADRQLQQDRDRPTGMNGESDPDGDDGERPRGAPDVAALEAEVRELRSQLDEFEDDVERRTVDKPEVESELKRYVRSRMRRGHARGWGPYLVLLYGTVLTLAALTSLQGIYAVGAIVVLGLSTLGLYTIFVVVGIGLNLIETPGKALDYARRRGDD
- a CDS encoding phosphatase PAP2 family protein — its product is MTGLVAAERGLGEFVVVDALPEFVVVAFAAVTHLADPWFLFALLAVGYWFATEGVAGSPRRAGATAIAAVTCAYAATALGKAWFAVPRPPGAMPPADVPTWLPALLSGWYEAQVLSDGFGFPSGHATGGAAAYLAVALLYDRFWTDRGRYLAAGAVAVAIAASRVIIEVHYLVDVLAGLAVGAGTVAVALRLAGDPRVRRSTDPAAAAGPTAALNPAPAFLLAAVVSAGALAVAVAGGHTGEVVEAGIGIATGAGGAVGWRLVEGDEPAVPVRVAVPALAVTGGLWVGAYSLAGTLPVTLVATTAAVVAVVALPALPERIGAMSGARN
- a CDS encoding aldo/keto reductase, whose amino-acid sequence is MEYTTLGNTGTTVSKICLGCMSFGDPDWREWVLDEEEGKELVERAIDLGVNFFDTANMYSDGESERVLGEALDGYDRDEFVVATKGYFQMDESNPNSGGLSRKAIEQELQNSLDRLGTDMIDLYQIHRWDYDTPIEETLAALDDAVRRGDVRYIGASSMWAHQFAESLHASEREGYERFATMQNHYNLAYREEEREMLPLCEKENVGVMPWSPLARGYLTRPHEDVDATLRGQTEDHLYAHPYREGGGPTVNERVEELAAERGVKMAQIALAWLFHKESVDTPIVGTTSVEHLEDAVEALDVDLSDSDLEWLEEPYEPVRVSGHE